One part of the Rhodococcus oxybenzonivorans genome encodes these proteins:
- the lipA gene encoding lipoyl synthase, producing the protein MTATPRTPTDAAQGPPGRKLLRLETRNAETPIERKPNWIKTRAKMGPEYSELKSLVKREGLHTVCEEAGCPNIYECWEDREATFLIGGEQCTRRCDFCQIDTGKPDDLDRDEPRRVAESVQAMGLRYSTITGVARDDLPDGGAWLYAETVRLIHQLNPGTGVELLIPDFNAKPEQLAEVFATRPEVLAHNVETVPRIFKRIRPAFRYQRSLDVITAAREDGLVTKSNLILGMGETPDEVTQALHDLHDAGCDIITITQYLRPSPRHHPVERWVKPEEFVAHSTTAEEIGFAGVMAGPLVRSSYRAGRLYAQAMAHHRREIADRLLHLAANRTTRQEPHP; encoded by the coding sequence GTGACTGCGACACCACGAACTCCGACCGACGCCGCGCAGGGCCCGCCCGGCCGCAAACTCCTTCGACTGGAAACCCGAAATGCGGAGACTCCGATCGAACGTAAGCCGAACTGGATCAAGACGAGAGCGAAGATGGGCCCGGAATATTCCGAGCTCAAAAGCCTCGTCAAACGCGAGGGCCTGCACACCGTCTGCGAAGAAGCCGGCTGCCCCAACATCTACGAATGCTGGGAAGACCGCGAGGCCACCTTCCTCATCGGCGGCGAGCAATGCACCCGCCGCTGCGACTTCTGCCAGATCGACACCGGCAAACCCGACGACCTCGACCGCGACGAACCACGCCGCGTCGCCGAGTCCGTCCAGGCCATGGGCCTGCGCTACTCGACCATCACCGGCGTCGCCCGCGACGACCTCCCCGACGGCGGCGCCTGGCTCTACGCCGAAACCGTGCGCCTGATCCACCAGCTCAACCCCGGCACCGGCGTCGAACTGCTGATCCCGGATTTCAACGCCAAACCCGAGCAACTCGCCGAGGTATTCGCCACCCGCCCCGAGGTCCTCGCCCACAACGTCGAGACCGTCCCCCGCATCTTCAAGCGCATCCGCCCCGCCTTCCGCTACCAGCGCAGCCTCGACGTGATCACCGCCGCCCGCGAGGACGGACTCGTCACCAAGTCCAACCTGATCCTGGGAATGGGCGAAACCCCCGACGAGGTCACCCAGGCCCTGCACGACCTGCACGACGCCGGCTGCGACATCATCACCATCACCCAGTACCTGCGTCCCTCGCCGCGGCATCACCCCGTCGAGCGGTGGGTCAAGCCCGAGGAATTCGTGGCGCACTCCACCACCGCCGAAGAGATCGGCTTCGCCGGCGTGATGGCCGGACCACTGGTCCGCTCCTCCTACCGGGCCGGCCGACTGTACGCGCAGGCAATGGCCCACCACCGCCGCGAAATTGCGGACCGACTCCTTCATCTCGCAGCCAACCGCACCACCCGTCAGGAGCCTCACCCATGA
- a CDS encoding ribbon-helix-helix domain-containing protein: MPDVLIRNFPAEDLALLDEHAARLGISRTEFLRRQLQQEARRTATSVSTADLMRFSQDFPDLNDDEVMRGAWS; this comes from the coding sequence ATGCCCGATGTTTTGATCCGCAACTTTCCCGCCGAGGATTTGGCGCTGCTCGACGAGCACGCTGCCCGTCTCGGTATCTCGCGAACTGAATTCCTGCGCCGTCAGCTGCAGCAGGAGGCGCGTCGCACCGCCACCTCGGTGTCGACCGCCGACCTGATGCGGTTCTCGCAGGACTTCCCCGACCTGAACGACGATGAGGTCATGCGCGGCGCCTGGTCATGA
- a CDS encoding GAF domain-containing protein, producing MHDAVLSGQKPPMPPRDVVARSWSRLQAEGVSPARCEDVVFADCSELESRRTRTALRSVLPELRSTLTEVADDAKFIVVIADTDGVVLWRDGSRAVRKAADALGFMEGARWSEDLVGTNSVGTALVEGAPVQLFSAEHYARSHSGWSCTGSPVRDPRTGEVLGVVDISGSAMSVHPATMALVRTAVRLAESTLWRERTVQLDKLRAQAAPVLAAAGGPALVVDRHGWVVEAGGIAVPERLAPPCAEKPLLVPGLGWCVPEPLGAGWLVRRRADRADIDLELDLGASPRATVRGDVNWTRALSPRHAQILRVLADAGPGGTDAAAMSEALFGDRDHVVAVRAEISRLRKSLGPILIAQPYRFADNVQVRMFG from the coding sequence GTGCACGACGCGGTACTGTCCGGGCAGAAGCCGCCCATGCCGCCGCGTGACGTCGTCGCCCGGTCGTGGTCGCGACTTCAGGCCGAGGGTGTCAGCCCCGCCCGGTGCGAAGATGTCGTATTCGCGGACTGCTCCGAACTCGAGTCTCGCCGTACCCGAACTGCCCTCCGTTCGGTTCTTCCGGAGCTCCGGAGCACGTTGACCGAGGTGGCCGACGATGCGAAGTTCATCGTGGTGATCGCAGACACCGATGGGGTGGTGCTGTGGCGAGACGGTTCCCGCGCCGTGCGCAAGGCTGCTGATGCGCTCGGTTTCATGGAGGGTGCACGCTGGTCCGAGGACTTGGTCGGTACCAATTCCGTCGGCACCGCACTGGTCGAAGGCGCTCCGGTGCAGTTATTTTCGGCCGAGCACTATGCGCGGTCGCATTCCGGTTGGTCGTGTACCGGGTCGCCGGTCCGCGATCCGCGGACGGGCGAGGTGCTCGGCGTGGTCGATATCAGCGGGTCGGCGATGTCGGTCCATCCGGCCACCATGGCGCTCGTGCGGACTGCGGTGCGCTTGGCCGAGTCGACGTTGTGGCGGGAGCGCACCGTCCAACTCGACAAGCTCCGTGCGCAAGCGGCGCCGGTGCTCGCCGCCGCCGGTGGACCCGCACTCGTCGTGGACCGGCACGGCTGGGTTGTGGAAGCCGGCGGAATCGCTGTACCTGAACGGTTGGCGCCTCCGTGCGCCGAAAAGCCGCTACTCGTACCGGGTCTGGGTTGGTGCGTGCCTGAGCCGCTCGGTGCGGGGTGGTTGGTACGTCGCCGAGCGGATCGGGCAGACATCGACCTCGAGCTCGACCTCGGTGCGTCGCCCCGCGCGACGGTGCGCGGAGATGTGAATTGGACCCGGGCCTTGTCACCGAGACACGCTCAGATTCTGCGTGTCCTCGCGGACGCAGGGCCCGGCGGTACTGACGCCGCCGCGATGAGCGAGGCGCTGTTCGGCGACCGTGACCACGTCGTCGCCGTCCGCGCCGAGATCTCCCGTCTCCGAAAAAGTCTGGGCCCGATATTGATTGCTCAGCCGTACCGGTTCGCAGACAATGTTCAGGTTCGGATGTTCGGCTGA
- a CDS encoding response regulator transcription factor yields the protein MTAPEIKVLLVDDQELVRSGLRRILRRKDGFVIVAECADGSEVPDAVARHAPDVVLMDLRMKGVDGITATRELQAGDRPPPVLVLTTFDDDELLSGSLRAGAAGFLLKDSPAEELIRAVRTVAEGGACLDPAVTGRVLTTYRTAAGPTNGAGRSVDELTARELDVLALIGRGYSNSEIGRALGISGVTVKSHIGHIFVKLDLRDRAAAIVYAFDHGIVTPGHAT from the coding sequence GTGACCGCCCCCGAGATCAAAGTGTTGCTCGTCGACGACCAAGAATTGGTGCGCTCGGGGCTCCGGCGGATTCTGCGACGCAAGGACGGTTTCGTCATCGTTGCCGAATGCGCCGACGGCTCGGAAGTGCCCGACGCCGTGGCTCGCCACGCACCCGACGTCGTGCTGATGGACCTACGCATGAAGGGGGTAGACGGGATTACGGCCACCCGTGAGCTGCAGGCCGGTGATCGACCCCCGCCGGTATTGGTTCTCACCACCTTCGACGACGACGAACTGCTGTCCGGCTCACTGCGCGCAGGCGCCGCCGGTTTCCTTCTCAAGGATTCACCCGCCGAGGAATTGATTCGTGCCGTGCGAACGGTCGCAGAGGGAGGAGCCTGCCTCGATCCGGCGGTGACCGGCCGAGTGCTGACCACCTATCGCACCGCCGCCGGGCCCACCAACGGCGCGGGTCGCAGCGTCGACGAGCTGACGGCGCGGGAACTCGATGTGCTCGCGCTCATCGGCCGGGGATACAGCAACAGTGAGATCGGCCGCGCGCTGGGTATCTCGGGAGTAACCGTGAAGAGCCACATCGGGCACATCTTCGTCAAACTCGATCTTCGTGACCGCGCCGCCGCCATCGTCTACGCATTCGACCACGGCATCGTCACGCCCGGCCACGCAACTTGA
- the lpdA gene encoding dihydrolipoyl dehydrogenase, whose product MTDKYDVLVIGSGPGGYVAAIRAAQHGLRTAVIERDRLGGICLNWGCIPTKALLHGADVAHTLANLRPLGFTASGIEFDITQLVEFSRGVSGRLSDGIGYLMKKNGVDVITGTAKLIDKGVVGVRSGKDESVPATEYRADHIILATGARPRSIPGVTPDGERVWTYFDALVPTELPKSLLVIGSGAIGVEFASLYRDLGSEVTIVEVAPQIMPVEDAAVAAHVRRQFEKRGITIRTGASVSDLTVGTDSVAVTVTSTDGTVEEVTVDRVLVAAGIQGNVEDLGLEDIGVEVDRSFVTTDQWCRTTAFGVYAIGDVAGGPCLAHKASHEGVLCVDKLAGAEHVVPLDKDYVPGCTYARPQVASLGLTEDQARGTGRRLQIGQFDLQASGKALAIGEADGFVKTIFDADSGELIGAHMVGPDVTEQIQGFGIARSLEATGDDLAEVIFAHPTLSEAMHESVLAALGRPINM is encoded by the coding sequence ATCGGTAGCGGTCCCGGCGGCTACGTCGCCGCCATCCGCGCCGCTCAACACGGACTCCGCACCGCGGTGATCGAACGGGACCGACTCGGCGGCATCTGCCTCAACTGGGGGTGTATTCCCACCAAGGCCCTGCTTCACGGCGCCGACGTTGCACACACCCTGGCGAACCTGCGACCGCTCGGATTCACCGCTAGTGGAATTGAATTCGATATCACGCAGCTCGTCGAGTTCAGCCGTGGGGTATCAGGCCGGTTGTCCGATGGCATCGGCTACCTGATGAAGAAGAACGGCGTCGACGTGATCACCGGCACCGCCAAGCTGATCGACAAGGGCGTCGTCGGCGTCAGGTCCGGGAAGGACGAGTCGGTGCCGGCCACCGAGTACCGGGCCGATCACATCATCCTGGCGACCGGTGCGCGCCCGCGGTCGATTCCCGGAGTGACCCCAGACGGCGAACGGGTCTGGACCTACTTCGATGCCCTTGTCCCGACCGAACTCCCGAAGTCGTTGCTGGTCATCGGATCCGGTGCCATCGGTGTCGAGTTCGCGAGCCTCTACCGGGACCTCGGCAGCGAGGTGACAATTGTCGAAGTGGCACCGCAGATCATGCCCGTCGAAGACGCCGCCGTCGCCGCACACGTGCGACGGCAGTTCGAGAAGCGAGGTATCACGATTCGCACCGGCGCCTCGGTGTCCGACCTGACGGTCGGCACGGATTCGGTCGCGGTAACTGTGACGTCGACAGACGGCACGGTGGAAGAAGTTACCGTCGACCGGGTTCTCGTCGCCGCCGGAATCCAGGGGAACGTCGAGGACCTCGGGCTGGAGGACATCGGAGTCGAGGTCGACCGGAGCTTCGTCACCACCGACCAGTGGTGCCGCACCACCGCTTTCGGGGTCTACGCGATCGGTGACGTCGCGGGCGGTCCGTGTCTGGCGCACAAGGCCAGCCACGAAGGTGTGCTGTGTGTCGACAAGCTGGCGGGTGCCGAGCACGTGGTCCCGTTGGACAAGGACTACGTGCCGGGCTGCACGTACGCGCGGCCGCAGGTGGCCAGCCTCGGACTCACCGAGGACCAGGCGCGCGGCACCGGTCGTCGCCTGCAGATCGGGCAGTTCGATCTGCAGGCGTCCGGTAAGGCGCTCGCGATCGGCGAGGCCGACGGGTTCGTCAAGACGATTTTCGATGCCGACAGCGGCGAGCTCATCGGCGCGCACATGGTCGGTCCTGATGTCACCGAACAGATCCAGGGCTTCGGCATCGCCCGATCGCTGGAGGCCACCGGTGACGACCTCGCGGAAGTGATCTTCGCGCACCCGACGCTGTCCGAGGCCATGCACGAATCGGTGCTGGCTGCGCTGGGTCGCCCGATCAACATGTAG
- a CDS encoding DUF3263 domain-containing protein: MSNRSIIEDSRILEFARRWLPYGGGNTGDLLVEFGMTPAGYIARLGEILDGPAGWHLDPQLRADLRSFVDTRIQAVRTTAQPNIRT; the protein is encoded by the coding sequence ATGAGTAACCGTTCCATTATCGAAGACTCGCGGATCCTCGAGTTCGCCCGCCGCTGGCTGCCTTACGGGGGTGGGAATACCGGTGACCTCCTCGTCGAATTCGGTATGACACCCGCCGGCTACATCGCCAGGCTGGGAGAGATTCTCGACGGTCCCGCCGGCTGGCACCTCGACCCCCAACTCCGCGCGGACCTACGCAGCTTCGTCGACACACGTATCCAGGCCGTGCGCACCACAGCTCAGCCGAACATCCGAACCTGA
- a CDS encoding Lrp/AsnC family transcriptional regulator, translating to MTRLDRTDARLLLALCDVPRATGVQLASLLGMARNTVQARMSRWDEQKVLAPVDRCVSPRDLGYPLQAFVTAVVDQHRLEEVIDHLRDIAEVTEVVGISGAADLHIGVVAVDADDLYRVAGLILAVPGVERTTVSVAMRDAIPYRTRPLLERIAGEAG from the coding sequence ATGACGAGACTCGATCGGACCGACGCCCGCCTGCTTCTCGCGCTTTGCGACGTCCCGCGCGCGACCGGCGTGCAGTTGGCGTCTCTGTTGGGAATGGCGCGTAATACTGTGCAGGCGCGGATGTCTCGGTGGGACGAACAGAAGGTACTGGCGCCGGTCGACCGATGCGTGTCGCCCCGGGATCTCGGCTATCCCTTGCAGGCCTTCGTCACTGCGGTGGTCGATCAGCATCGTCTCGAGGAGGTCATCGACCACCTCAGAGACATAGCGGAGGTCACCGAGGTCGTCGGCATCTCCGGGGCTGCGGACCTCCACATCGGCGTAGTCGCCGTCGATGCCGACGATCTGTACCGGGTGGCCGGGCTCATTCTTGCCGTTCCGGGGGTCGAACGCACGACGGTGTCTGTCGCAATGCGCGACGCCATTCCCTACCGAACCCGTCCGCTGCTCGAACGTATCGCCGGGGAGGCCGGGTAA